One window of Candidatus Methylocalor cossyra genomic DNA carries:
- a CDS encoding L-threonylcarbamoyladenylate synthase, with product MSEFRLAEAARCLRRGGVVAYPTEGVYGLGCDPLNAAAVTQVLRLKRRPAAKGFVLIAADWGQIEPYLDLPDPGLRDRLQAAWPGPITFVVPVAEWVPVWLRGEQSGLAVRITAHPVAAALCRWFGRPLLSTSANRTGQPPARTALAVRRRFPPGELILVPGRVGGLAGPTPIHDALSGRRLR from the coding sequence GTGTCCGAGTTCCGTCTGGCTGAAGCTGCCCGATGCCTGCGTCGGGGCGGCGTGGTCGCCTATCCCACCGAGGGGGTGTACGGCCTCGGCTGTGATCCCCTCAATGCGGCCGCGGTGACGCAGGTGCTGCGCCTCAAACGGCGCCCGGCGGCCAAGGGCTTTGTACTGATCGCCGCCGATTGGGGACAGATCGAACCCTATCTCGACCTGCCCGACCCCGGCCTGCGGGACCGGTTGCAAGCGGCCTGGCCAGGGCCTATCACCTTCGTCGTGCCGGTGGCGGAATGGGTGCCGGTGTGGCTCCGGGGCGAGCAGTCCGGTTTGGCGGTTCGGATCACCGCGCACCCGGTGGCGGCGGCGCTGTGCCGCTGGTTCGGACGACCCCTGCTGTCCACCAGCGCCAATCGCACCGGCCAGCCGCCGGCGCGAACGGCCCTCGCCGTGCGTAGGCGCTTTCCGCCCGGCGAACTAATCCTGGTACCCGGGCGAGTCGGCGGCCTAGCCGGGCCGACCCCCATCCACGACGCCCTGAGCGGAAGGCGCTTACGGTGA
- a CDS encoding polyprenyl synthetase family protein — protein MNSSSTPPNPPSGFAAIRRLVEEETAAVDRLILCELSSDVVLINQIGHYIVNSGGKRLRPMLLLLAAKALNYKGQQHVTLASVIEFIHTATLLHDDVVDGSTLRRGQNTVNTLWGNSASVLVGDYLYSRSFELMVRVKNLKVMEILSKTTTAIAEGEVLQLLNCNNAATTEQKYLEVISRKTAILFSAAAQLAAVLAEVPEPMEAALRDYGLHLGIAFQLIDDALDYRANPEELGKNLGDDLADGKPTLPLIYAIEHGSEPQSALLRSAIENGNRDAFREVYEIVESTDAIAYTSWRAKQEADKAVESLALVPASEYKDALVNLARFSVERSY, from the coding sequence ATGAATTCGAGCTCCACTCCGCCCAACCCGCCGTCGGGGTTCGCTGCCATCCGCCGTCTGGTGGAAGAGGAAACGGCGGCGGTGGATCGGCTAATCCTCTGCGAGCTCAGCTCGGACGTGGTGCTGATCAATCAGATCGGCCACTACATCGTCAATAGCGGCGGCAAGCGCCTGCGGCCCATGTTATTGCTCTTGGCGGCCAAGGCTTTGAATTATAAGGGCCAGCAACACGTCACCCTGGCTTCGGTCATCGAGTTTATCCACACCGCCACCCTGTTGCACGACGACGTCGTTGATGGATCCACCCTGCGACGGGGACAGAACACGGTCAACACCTTGTGGGGCAACTCGGCCAGTGTGCTGGTGGGTGATTATCTCTATTCCCGATCCTTCGAGTTGATGGTTCGGGTCAAGAACCTCAAGGTGATGGAAATCCTTTCCAAGACCACCACCGCCATCGCGGAAGGGGAAGTGTTGCAATTGCTCAATTGCAACAACGCCGCCACCACCGAGCAAAAGTACCTGGAGGTCATTTCCCGCAAGACCGCCATCCTGTTCAGCGCGGCGGCACAGCTGGCGGCGGTTCTGGCCGAGGTACCCGAACCCATGGAGGCGGCCTTGCGCGATTATGGCTTGCACCTTGGGATCGCCTTTCAGCTCATCGACGATGCCCTGGACTACCGCGCCAACCCGGAAGAGCTCGGCAAGAACCTAGGGGATGACCTGGCCGATGGCAAGCCGACGCTGCCGTTGATCTATGCCATCGAGCATGGCAGCGAGCCGCAAAGTGCCCTGTTGCGCAGTGCCATCGAAAACGGCAATCGCGACGCCTTCCGCGAAGTTTACGAAATCGTTGAATCTACCGATGCGATCGCGTACACTTCGTGGCGCGCCAAGCAGGAAGCCGACAAGGCCGTCGAATCGCTGGCGCTCGTTCCTGCATCGGAATACAAGGACGCCCTCGTCAACCTCGCTCGATTCTCGGTCGAGCGCAGCTATTAA
- a CDS encoding IS256 family transposase, whose translation MGEDKVIRLKSPGTPGAVEDPLTEVLREGARRLLVSAIEAEVESFLEQFREEKTTEGLNRMVRNGRLPSRTIQTGIGDIEVSVPRVRDRAGKVRFSSSILPPYLRRTKTVEGLLPWLYLKGISTGEFQEALTVLLGKDAPGLSASTISRLKEAWKDEHQRWSRCDLSNRHYVYLWVDGIHFGVRLEEAAQCILVVVGATPEGKKELVALSDGYRESEDSWRELLLGLRSRGLKIEPHLAIGDGALGFWKALPQVFGTTRRQRCWVHKTANILNKLPKSQQPKAKAALHEIWMAATRQEAEKAFDHFLSVYRPKYPKAVACLEKDRDALLTFYDFPAEHWIHLRTTNPIESTFATVRLRTDKTRGCVSRETILAMVFMLVKSAERHWRKLNGIPRLAQVIEGVVFKDGVREDVEKIAA comes from the coding sequence ATGGGTGAAGATAAAGTCATTCGGTTGAAGAGTCCAGGGACACCGGGAGCCGTGGAGGATCCCTTGACCGAGGTGTTGCGGGAAGGAGCCCGGCGGTTGCTGGTGTCGGCCATCGAAGCGGAAGTAGAGTCGTTCCTCGAACAGTTTCGGGAGGAGAAGACGACCGAGGGGTTGAACCGCATGGTCCGCAATGGTCGCCTGCCGAGCCGAACGATCCAGACCGGCATCGGCGACATCGAGGTGTCGGTGCCCCGAGTCCGCGATCGGGCAGGGAAGGTCCGCTTCAGCTCGTCGATTCTGCCGCCGTACCTCAGGCGGACGAAGACGGTGGAGGGGTTGCTGCCCTGGCTGTATCTGAAGGGCATTTCGACGGGAGAGTTTCAGGAAGCCTTGACGGTGCTGTTGGGCAAGGACGCGCCGGGCTTGTCGGCCAGTACGATCAGCCGCTTGAAAGAGGCGTGGAAGGACGAGCATCAGCGCTGGTCGCGGTGTGATCTGTCAAACCGGCACTATGTGTACCTGTGGGTGGATGGTATCCATTTCGGGGTGCGGCTGGAGGAGGCGGCGCAATGCATTCTGGTGGTGGTCGGGGCGACGCCGGAAGGCAAGAAGGAACTGGTTGCCTTGTCCGATGGCTATCGGGAAAGCGAGGACTCCTGGCGGGAATTGCTGCTAGGGCTGAGGTCCCGGGGGCTGAAGATCGAGCCCCATCTGGCGATCGGCGATGGCGCCTTGGGCTTTTGGAAAGCCCTGCCGCAGGTGTTCGGCACGACCCGGCGTCAGCGCTGCTGGGTGCACAAGACGGCCAACATCCTGAACAAGCTGCCCAAGAGCCAGCAGCCCAAGGCGAAAGCCGCATTACATGAAATCTGGATGGCGGCGACCCGGCAGGAGGCGGAGAAAGCGTTCGATCATTTTCTAAGCGTGTACCGGCCCAAGTATCCCAAAGCCGTGGCATGCCTGGAGAAGGACCGTGATGCGCTGCTGACTTTCTACGATTTCCCGGCCGAGCATTGGATTCACCTGAGGACCACCAACCCCATCGAATCCACCTTTGCCACGGTGCGGCTGCGCACCGATAAAACGCGGGGCTGCGTGTCCCGCGAGACTATCCTGGCGATGGTATTTATGCTGGTCAAGAGCGCTGAGCGGCACTGGCGGAAACTGAATGGGATTCCCCGGCTGGCGCAGGTCATCGAGGGAGTCGTGTTCAAGGATGGAGTACGGGAGGACGTCGAGAAAATCGCTGCCTGA
- the dinB gene encoding DNA polymerase IV — protein MAQDQLPAPNTARKILHIDLDAFYAAVEQRDFPELRGRPVVVGGAPNSRGVVATCSYEARAFGIRSAMPASQAYRLCPEAVFVQPRFEVYRAISLEMRAIFLEFTELVEPVSLDEAYLDVSARSLSFDSALGIAREIKRRIRETTGLTASAGVSYNKFLAKIASDRNKPDGLCLILPEQGRNLVADLPIRAFHGIGRATEAKLRALGIERGRDLQRWPLARLIRQFGKAGEHYHRIAHGIDERPVLPNRSRKSWGAETTFPTDLSDKAEMIASLARLAEEVLRRLARQGLEARGLTIKVKYDNFQQVTRTRTLDHPFRDLREVLPHLAELLDRTAAGTRKVRLLGVSFSSLERPSPAGQLDLFTLD, from the coding sequence ATGGCCCAGGACCAATTACCCGCACCCAACACCGCTCGGAAGATCCTCCACATCGATCTGGATGCCTTCTACGCGGCGGTGGAACAGCGGGACTTTCCCGAGCTCCGGGGCCGGCCCGTGGTGGTGGGCGGCGCCCCGAACTCGCGCGGCGTGGTGGCCACCTGCAGTTACGAGGCGCGAGCATTCGGCATCCGCTCGGCCATGCCCGCCAGCCAGGCCTATCGGCTCTGCCCCGAGGCGGTGTTTGTCCAGCCCCGCTTCGAGGTGTACCGGGCGATTTCACTGGAGATGCGGGCCATCTTCCTGGAATTCACCGAGCTCGTAGAGCCCGTCTCCCTGGACGAAGCCTATCTGGATGTCAGTGCCCGTTCGCTCTCGTTCGACTCCGCCCTGGGCATCGCCCGGGAGATCAAGCGCCGCATCCGGGAAACGACCGGCCTGACCGCCTCCGCGGGAGTCTCCTACAACAAGTTTCTCGCTAAGATCGCCTCCGATCGGAACAAGCCGGACGGACTCTGCCTGATCCTGCCGGAACAGGGCCGCAACCTGGTCGCGGATCTCCCCATCCGAGCCTTCCACGGCATCGGCCGGGCCACCGAAGCCAAGCTGCGGGCGTTGGGCATCGAACGCGGCCGGGATCTGCAGCGCTGGCCGCTGGCGCGGTTGATTCGACAGTTCGGCAAGGCGGGCGAGCACTATCACCGGATCGCGCACGGGATCGACGAGCGGCCGGTCCTTCCCAACCGATCCCGGAAGTCCTGGGGAGCGGAAACCACGTTTCCCACAGATCTCTCCGACAAGGCTGAGATGATCGCGTCCCTGGCCCGACTCGCCGAGGAGGTGCTGCGACGGCTGGCGCGGCAGGGACTAGAGGCCCGGGGTCTCACTATCAAGGTCAAATACGACAACTTCCAGCAAGTGACTCGCACCCGAACCCTGGACCATCCCTTCCGCGACCTCCGCGAGGTCCTACCCCATTTGGCCGAACTTCTGGACCGCACCGCCGCCGGCACTCGGAAGGTGCGCTTGCTTGGCGTCAGCTTTTCCAGCTTGGAGCGACCGTCACCGGCCGGGCAATTGGATCTGTTCACGCTGGACTAG
- a CDS encoding tetratricopeptide repeat protein, translating into MVALPFTHAHGHQGDPAARPTPEARLGDIQFPTSAHSEEAQAHFLRGVSALHSFSYDLALAEFRKATEREPEFMMGYWGEAMAHNHPLWGQQNTEAARKALARIQDTPRLTAKERAYWLAVKRLYGEGDKDTRDRAYAAAMESIHRQYPDDLEAACLYALALLGSVRPDDPAALRTRMRAGAIALEVVQKDPQHPGATHYLLHAFDDPDHAILALAAARRYPEIAPEAPHALHMPAHIFLQLGMWPEAAATQEKEWAQQNALPAVQRDYHSLYWLLYVYLQQGRYHEAEDLLMRMQKYLAEGPRNDQAFLGYGTFIASSMAAAFVVDTRRWERASPLIGPLRQDTAGFVKASEGNPGPYQAFARYVQALWLFTEGMAAVSGNAPDARKRLDDLQALEQRAGAAELPGTGVPLAKVLAIQRLELAAMASASAGQLNQAIQTLEAATNVEDALPSLPGPPPWIKPAHEMLGEILLQAEHPADAERQFATALFRYPHRARSLLGSARAAARQGHRDEALDAYAKFLEQWQPGDGGLSERQEAQRYLTPTGTH; encoded by the coding sequence ATGGTCGCGCTGCCCTTTACCCATGCCCACGGCCATCAGGGGGACCCCGCCGCGAGGCCCACCCCGGAAGCTCGGCTCGGCGACATTCAGTTTCCGACCTCAGCCCATTCGGAGGAAGCCCAAGCCCACTTCCTGCGCGGGGTCAGCGCGCTCCATTCGTTCTCGTACGATCTGGCGCTCGCCGAGTTTCGCAAGGCTACCGAACGCGAACCAGAGTTCATGATGGGCTATTGGGGCGAAGCGATGGCCCACAATCATCCGCTCTGGGGGCAGCAAAACACCGAGGCCGCCCGTAAGGCGCTGGCACGCATCCAGGACACCCCGCGCCTGACCGCCAAGGAGCGCGCCTATTGGCTGGCTGTGAAGCGACTCTATGGCGAGGGTGACAAGGACACGCGCGATCGAGCGTACGCCGCCGCCATGGAGAGCATCCACCGGCAGTACCCGGATGATCTGGAAGCCGCTTGCCTGTATGCGCTGGCCTTGCTGGGGAGCGTCCGGCCGGATGATCCGGCTGCGCTCCGGACCCGCATGCGGGCAGGCGCCATCGCGCTGGAGGTGGTGCAAAAAGACCCGCAGCACCCCGGGGCGACCCATTACCTCCTCCACGCCTTTGACGATCCGGATCATGCCATCCTGGCCCTAGCGGCCGCGCGGCGCTATCCCGAGATCGCGCCCGAGGCGCCGCACGCGCTGCACATGCCGGCGCACATCTTCCTGCAGCTGGGAATGTGGCCGGAAGCTGCCGCGACCCAGGAAAAGGAATGGGCGCAGCAGAATGCGCTTCCCGCTGTCCAGCGGGACTATCACAGCCTCTACTGGTTGCTCTATGTCTATCTGCAACAGGGCCGCTACCACGAGGCGGAAGACCTGCTGATGCGGATGCAGAAGTACCTGGCCGAGGGCCCGAGAAACGACCAGGCATTCCTGGGCTACGGAACGTTCATTGCTTCTAGCATGGCCGCCGCCTTCGTGGTGGACACCCGGCGCTGGGAGCGGGCGTCCCCCTTGATCGGGCCGCTGCGGCAGGACACAGCGGGGTTCGTGAAGGCCAGCGAGGGCAATCCCGGTCCCTACCAAGCCTTTGCCCGGTACGTTCAGGCCCTATGGCTATTCACGGAAGGCATGGCAGCGGTATCGGGGAACGCGCCGGACGCCCGGAAGCGCCTCGATGACTTACAAGCCCTCGAGCAGCGAGCCGGTGCGGCCGAGCTGCCCGGCACTGGGGTACCGCTGGCGAAGGTATTGGCGATTCAAAGGCTGGAGCTGGCCGCCATGGCCAGTGCCTCGGCAGGTCAACTGAACCAAGCCATCCAGACCCTGGAAGCAGCCACCAATGTGGAGGACGCGCTGCCATCCCTGCCGGGGCCGCCTCCCTGGATCAAGCCAGCGCACGAAATGCTCGGCGAGATCCTGCTGCAGGCGGAGCATCCTGCCGATGCCGAGCGGCAGTTTGCAACTGCGCTGTTTCGCTATCCCCACCGGGCCCGGTCGCTGCTGGGCAGTGCCCGCGCCGCCGCCCGCCAAGGCCACCGCGATGAGGCCCTCGACGCCTATGCCAAGTTCCTGGAGCAGTGGCAACCCGGCGACGGCGGCTTGTCGGAACGGCAAGAGGCCCAGCGTTATTTGACACCGACCGGCACCCACTAG
- a CDS encoding alpha/beta fold hydrolase, producing the protein MALPVLFLGNEFTGSQALAAGLDQAAENARIVVVPHSGHWMPEENPAFVAEQLLAFFRCLA; encoded by the coding sequence ATGGCCTTACCCGTCCTGTTCCTCGGCAACGAATTCACCGGAAGCCAGGCCCTCGCCGCTGGGCTGGACCAGGCCGCCGAGAACGCCCGCATTGTCGTCGTCCCGCATTCCGGCCACTGGATGCCTGAGGAGAACCCCGCCTTCGTGGCCGAGCAGTTGCTGGCGTTTTTTCGTTGCTTGGCGTAG
- a CDS encoding alpha/beta fold hydrolase — MDSKHIADFGTPFSHHMARVNGVRLHYVTGGKGPPVVLLHGWPQTWWEWRRIMPTLAEQFTVIALDLRGFGDSEKPESGYDVATLGADLVALLDHLWLGAARLAGHDLGGWVAYAFARLHTDRVERLALADTPLPLFGVDAPMWPEIEKRLWHLRFFQVPHLAEALIGGRERLFLDWFFRQSAYDPSTIGPADLDE; from the coding sequence ATGGATAGCAAGCACATCGCCGATTTCGGCACGCCGTTCAGCCATCACATGGCGAGGGTGAATGGCGTGCGGCTCCACTATGTCACGGGAGGGAAAGGCCCGCCGGTTGTGCTGCTGCACGGCTGGCCCCAGACCTGGTGGGAGTGGCGGCGTATCATGCCGACCCTGGCCGAGCAGTTCACCGTGATCGCACTCGACCTCCGTGGCTTTGGCGATTCGGAGAAGCCGGAGAGCGGCTACGACGTCGCCACCCTCGGCGCCGATCTGGTCGCCCTGCTCGATCACCTGTGGCTAGGCGCCGCGCGCTTGGCCGGTCATGACCTCGGCGGATGGGTCGCATATGCCTTCGCGCGGCTGCATACCGACCGCGTCGAGCGGCTGGCGCTCGCCGACACACCGTTGCCGTTGTTCGGCGTGGACGCGCCGATGTGGCCCGAGATCGAGAAGCGCCTGTGGCATCTGCGGTTCTTCCAGGTACCCCACCTTGCCGAGGCGCTGATCGGCGGACGCGAGCGCCTGTTTCTGGACTGGTTCTTCCGGCAGTCGGCCTACGACCCCTCCACCATCGGTCCGGCGGACCTCGACGAATAG
- a CDS encoding tetratricopeptide repeat protein, giving the protein MNPYSSMAIQACLIAALLGLGRTGSAAEPAGHAHGEAGHLPPQAAAPADAYVDSEPPLWENLGALSYPITTRQARAQRYFDQGLKLAYAFNHLEARRAFRMAEKLDPECALCLWGEALVLGPNINAPMDGSAVGPAWSAIRQAKALGKHASAKERALIEALSKRYAKAPKTDRKALDRAYAAAMGKLHGRYPEDADIAVLYAESLMDLSPWDYWRDGGRTPKGRTADTLKVLERVLAQHPDHPGAIHYYIHMVEASDRPERAEPYAERLAALAPGAGHLVHMPGHLYYRLGRYRDALEANRAAIAVDEAYLKETGAAGFYAQAYYPHNVHFLLASAQMAGDGDTALAAADKLAGLIPDAAARTVPLAQPIKVAPYFAKAQFSAPEAVLKLPEPGPELPYVQAMWRYARGVALATTGAGREARAELDALAEIARTADFTGLSAAGIPAPDIVRIAQAVLTARIAQAEGEYGKAAASLEKAAVLQDRLPYMEPPYWYYPVHRSLGAARFLSGDLAAAERELQASLRAAPNDAWALWGLSEVYRKQGKADAAAEVERRLAKTRADKGVTIAMEKL; this is encoded by the coding sequence ATGAACCCTTACTCTTCCATGGCCATCCAGGCCTGTCTCATCGCCGCCCTGCTTGGCTTGGGCCGAACCGGTTCCGCCGCCGAGCCGGCCGGCCATGCCCACGGTGAAGCGGGGCATCTGCCGCCCCAAGCGGCGGCGCCCGCGGACGCATACGTGGACAGCGAACCGCCGCTCTGGGAAAACCTCGGCGCGCTGAGCTACCCGATCACGACCCGCCAAGCCCGCGCCCAGCGGTATTTCGACCAGGGCTTGAAGCTGGCCTATGCCTTCAACCATCTGGAGGCGCGCCGAGCCTTTCGCATGGCGGAGAAGCTGGATCCCGAGTGCGCCCTGTGTTTGTGGGGAGAAGCCTTGGTACTGGGACCCAATATCAATGCGCCCATGGACGGGTCCGCCGTCGGCCCGGCCTGGAGCGCGATCCGCCAAGCGAAGGCACTGGGCAAGCACGCGAGCGCCAAGGAAAGGGCGCTGATCGAGGCGCTTTCCAAGCGCTATGCCAAAGCGCCCAAGACCGACCGGAAAGCGTTGGACCGGGCCTACGCCGCGGCAATGGGAAAGCTTCACGGGCGTTACCCCGAGGACGCCGACATCGCCGTGCTGTACGCGGAAAGCCTGATGGACCTCTCGCCCTGGGATTATTGGCGGGACGGAGGCCGAACGCCCAAGGGCCGCACCGCCGACACGCTGAAGGTCCTGGAACGGGTGCTGGCGCAACATCCCGACCACCCCGGCGCGATCCATTACTACATCCACATGGTCGAAGCCTCCGATAGGCCCGAGCGGGCGGAACCCTACGCGGAACGCCTCGCCGCTCTGGCGCCGGGGGCGGGCCATTTGGTGCACATGCCGGGGCATCTGTACTATCGGCTCGGCCGCTACCGCGATGCCCTGGAGGCCAACCGCGCCGCCATCGCGGTGGACGAGGCCTATCTCAAGGAAACCGGGGCTGCGGGCTTCTACGCGCAAGCCTATTACCCACACAACGTCCATTTTTTGTTGGCCTCGGCGCAGATGGCGGGGGACGGCGACACCGCGCTGGCGGCGGCCGACAAGCTCGCCGGGCTGATCCCCGACGCGGCGGCTCGCACGGTGCCCCTGGCCCAGCCCATCAAGGTCGCGCCGTATTTCGCAAAGGCCCAGTTCAGCGCGCCGGAGGCCGTGCTGAAGCTTCCCGAGCCGGGCCCGGAGCTTCCCTATGTGCAGGCGATGTGGCGCTACGCGCGAGGCGTGGCCTTGGCGACCACCGGCGCCGGCCGGGAGGCGCGGGCCGAGCTCGACGCCTTGGCGGAGATCGCCCGCACGGCGGATTTCACCGGTTTGTCCGCCGCCGGCATTCCCGCCCCGGACATCGTCCGGATCGCCCAGGCAGTGCTCACGGCCCGCATCGCTCAGGCGGAGGGCGAGTACGGGAAGGCCGCGGCCTCGCTGGAGAAGGCGGCGGTGCTCCAAGATCGGCTGCCCTACATGGAGCCGCCGTACTGGTATTACCCGGTGCACCGCTCGCTAGGGGCGGCACGCTTCCTCTCCGGCGATCTGGCTGCCGCGGAACGGGAGCTTCAGGCCTCGCTCCGCGCCGCGCCGAACGATGCCTGGGCGCTGTGGGGGCTGTCCGAGGTATACCGGAAGCAGGGCAAGGCCGACGCCGCCGCGGAGGTCGAGCGGCGGCTCGCCAAAACCCGCGCCGATAAGGGCGTGACGATCGCGATGGAGAAGCTGTGA
- a CDS encoding alcohol dehydrogenase, with translation MGKMKAVEVRAPGGPLQLVERDVPEPAAGQVLIDVRACGICHSDVFTREGLWPGLAFPRVPGHEVVGVIAAVGPGVHEWRPGQRVGVGWHGGHCGRCEPCRRGDFILCRRGLVPGLSYDGGYAERMLAPVEALAQIPDPLSDLEAAPLLCAGITTFNALRNSGARAGEVVAILGIGGLGHLGVQFAAKMGFETVAIARGQDKEPLAKQLGARHYIDSSAQNMAEALTALGGAKLILATVTSGKAMSAALGGLGIDGKLIMVGVSEEPVEVPIAPFIMGRRSVQGWPSGTSMDSQDTLAFSALTGIRPMIEEFPLERAEEAYHRMLSGAARFRVVLKTA, from the coding sequence ATGGGTAAGATGAAAGCCGTGGAAGTGAGAGCGCCGGGAGGGCCGTTGCAACTGGTGGAACGTGATGTGCCCGAGCCCGCCGCGGGACAGGTTCTCATCGACGTGCGGGCGTGCGGGATTTGCCACAGCGATGTCTTCACCCGGGAGGGGCTGTGGCCCGGTCTCGCCTTTCCCCGGGTTCCCGGACACGAGGTGGTCGGCGTCATCGCTGCAGTGGGTCCCGGCGTGCACGAGTGGCGACCGGGCCAACGGGTCGGCGTGGGTTGGCACGGAGGCCATTGCGGCCGCTGCGAGCCGTGCCGCCGGGGTGACTTCATCCTCTGCCGGCGGGGGTTGGTGCCGGGCCTCAGCTATGACGGCGGCTACGCCGAGCGCATGCTGGCTCCGGTAGAAGCCTTGGCCCAGATTCCGGACCCTCTCTCGGACCTGGAAGCGGCCCCCTTGCTCTGCGCCGGCATCACCACCTTCAACGCGCTTCGCAATAGCGGTGCGCGAGCGGGCGAGGTGGTTGCGATCCTCGGCATCGGCGGTCTCGGGCATTTGGGTGTGCAATTCGCGGCCAAGATGGGCTTCGAGACCGTGGCGATCGCCCGGGGACAAGACAAAGAACCCTTGGCCAAGCAGTTGGGTGCCCGTCACTATATCGACAGCAGCGCGCAGAACATGGCCGAGGCGCTCACCGCCCTGGGCGGGGCGAAGTTGATCCTGGCGACGGTCACCAGCGGCAAGGCGATGAGCGCCGCGCTCGGCGGGCTCGGCATCGACGGGAAACTGATCATGGTCGGCGTGTCCGAGGAACCGGTCGAGGTGCCCATCGCCCCGTTCATCATGGGGCGGAGATCGGTACAAGGCTGGCCGTCCGGGACCTCGATGGACTCGCAGGATACCTTGGCCTTCAGTGCCCTGACGGGCATAAGGCCGATGATCGAGGAATTTCCCCTCGAACGGGCGGAGGAAGCCTACCACCGCATGCTGAGCGGAGCCGCCCGGTTCCGGGTGGTCTTGAAGACGGCTTGA
- a CDS encoding cation:proton antiporter, whose protein sequence is MDESVLLWPAILLLLVGILAILLARPLRQSPIVGYLAAGTAIGPHGLGLVFPNPTTQLLADLGVVFLLFDIGLHFSLRRLWEARRDIFGLGPVQLVSCALALGGVGLALGLPPLTTFTVGATLALSSTAVVVQALAERNQQNCPVGLTATAVLVFQDVCAVFLLILAASPSDLETPPGRALAFAALKAALAFGGAILIGRYAVGPLFNGLARLRNDDVFTATALLLVLTAASATAGAGLSLTLGAFLAGMSMAETAFRPVLQTEVKPFRGLLLGFFFITVGMTLDAGVVMGHFAALMTLLVAVIGIKTLMIALTALVFRWSLAGSVQLGLLLAQGSELAFVIVGLPAVGTALGDPLRTLLSTAVALSLALTPLLATGGRILARQLRRRFAPRSEELVPKESLAPLVVLAMGDVGRTVADALEAHGLGYEAVEFDPDRFAAATADGYPVAFGDGADPRLMATLRMAERTAAVVTLPRYEVSAALTPLMHQRYPHLTRFIAVDTEEERPRYAALGMRAVVNRSVPRGLELAAAVLAAQGVDDERIHAWMRRQQERLLSGAAPPAPVA, encoded by the coding sequence GTGGATGAGAGCGTCCTGCTTTGGCCCGCCATCCTCCTCCTGCTGGTGGGAATCCTCGCCATCCTGCTCGCCCGCCCCCTGCGCCAAAGTCCCATCGTCGGCTACCTCGCCGCCGGCACGGCAATCGGACCCCATGGGCTGGGCCTGGTATTCCCCAACCCCACTACCCAACTGCTGGCTGACCTCGGGGTGGTGTTTCTGCTCTTCGATATCGGCCTGCACTTTTCGCTACGGCGCCTCTGGGAAGCGCGCCGCGACATCTTCGGTTTAGGTCCGGTGCAACTGGTCTCGTGCGCGCTGGCCTTGGGTGGCGTCGGGCTCGCCCTAGGACTTCCGCCTCTCACCACCTTCACCGTGGGCGCCACGCTGGCCCTCTCCTCCACCGCCGTGGTGGTACAAGCGCTCGCCGAGCGCAATCAGCAGAACTGTCCGGTCGGACTGACCGCGACCGCGGTCCTGGTGTTCCAGGATGTCTGTGCCGTATTCCTGCTCATCCTCGCCGCCTCCCCTTCCGATCTTGAGACGCCGCCGGGCCGAGCATTGGCTTTCGCTGCGCTGAAAGCCGCCCTCGCTTTCGGCGGGGCCATCCTGATCGGCCGTTATGCCGTAGGTCCCTTGTTCAACGGTCTGGCCCGCCTACGCAACGACGACGTGTTTACCGCCACGGCGCTCCTCCTCGTGCTGACCGCCGCCAGTGCGACCGCCGGCGCCGGGCTGTCGCTGACCCTGGGCGCCTTTCTGGCCGGCATGTCGATGGCCGAGACCGCGTTCCGCCCCGTGCTGCAGACCGAGGTCAAACCGTTCCGCGGCCTGCTGCTCGGCTTTTTCTTCATCACCGTAGGCATGACGCTCGACGCCGGGGTCGTCATGGGCCACTTTGCAGCCCTCATGACCTTGCTGGTGGCCGTGATCGGGATCAAAACCCTCATGATCGCCCTGACGGCACTGGTGTTCCGCTGGTCCTTGGCGGGCTCGGTACAGCTCGGTCTGCTGCTGGCCCAAGGTTCCGAGCTGGCCTTCGTGATCGTGGGCCTGCCTGCGGTGGGAACGGCGCTGGGCGATCCTTTGAGGACCCTGTTGAGCACCGCGGTCGCCCTCAGCCTGGCCCTGACGCCCCTGCTCGCCACCGGGGGACGGATCCTCGCCCGCCAGCTCCGGCGCCGTTTTGCCCCGCGTTCTGAAGAACTGGTCCCGAAGGAGTCCCTGGCCCCGCTGGTGGTGCTCGCCATGGGCGATGTGGGACGCACTGTCGCCGACGCCCTGGAAGCCCATGGCCTCGGTTATGAAGCGGTCGAATTCGATCCCGACCGGTTCGCCGCCGCCACCGCTGACGGCTATCCGGTGGCATTCGGCGACGGCGCCGATCCCCGTCTGATGGCGACCTTGCGCATGGCGGAGCGCACGGCGGCCGTGGTGACCCTTCCGCGTTACGAGGTCTCGGCGGCGCTCACCCCATTGATGCATCAGCGCTATCCGCACCTGACCCGGTTCATCGCCGTGGATACCGAAGAGGAACGCCCGCGCTACGCGGCCCTCGGGATGCGGGCGGTGGTCAACCGGAGCGTGCCCCGGGGCCTGGAACTGGCAGCCGCGGTCCTCGCCGCCCAAGGCGTGGACGATGAAAGGATCCACGCCTGGATGCGGCGCCAGCAGGAGCGGCTGCTGTCCGGTGCCGCGCCTCCGGCGCCGGTGGCGTAA